DNA sequence from the Candidatus Latescibacter sp. genome:
CTGGTCCATGAAGCATTTGTCCGGCGCCTTGAAATCCTTCTTGAACGAGATGTCGATCTTTTTCTCCTGGGCTGCTCCGCCCGCTGCCATGACCGCGCCAGCGCCGAGCGCCGCCGCTCCGCTAACGAACTCACGCCGTGATATCTTTCCCTTCATGCTCTCTCCCGTGACAGGGTTAGTGGCTTTTCAGTTTCGTTGGGATACATTGTACCAAACAGTGGAGGGAAAGTCAAGCACCTTTAAAAGTCGCCGGAACGGGAAGAAAGAGAAGCTGCCTTGCGGGATATTCATAATGAAGGGATAGAAAATCTTTCTTTAAAAATTGTAACACTGAAGCTATGGGTGGCGGTATGAAGAGCTTTGTTTTCCTTATCCCTCTTTTTTGTCATCAGGATTAGTTTGATCGGCGGTCTCGCGCGGTCTGTCGGATATTCTCTGGTCTTTTCGCTCATTCCTGACCGGGGGATTTTTGGAATTGAGATCTGTATCAGATTCATTGGGTACATCTCTCAAAGCTTTCTTGAACTCCGATATTCCCTTGCCGATTCCATGAGCAATCTCCGGTATTCTTTTCGCTCCGAAAACAAGCAGAATAACAAAAATAACTAATACAATTTCCATCGGTCCGAATCCGAACATATTTTACCTCCTCAATGTATGAAATCCCGGTATGCAGGTACGCTTTCAGTAAATATATTTTGGTCCAGGCGCGCACAATGACTATGATGGTGAAAATATTAATCTATAGAGGCATTTGCAGAAGTCGTTTTATAAGTAAAAAAGAAGGCAAATTGTTAACTACAG
Encoded proteins:
- a CDS encoding twin-arginine translocase TatA/TatE family subunit, producing the protein MFGFGPMEIVLVIFVILLVFGAKRIPEIAHGIGKGISEFKKALRDVPNESDTDLNSKNPPVRNERKDQRISDRPRETADQTNPDDKKEG